A region of the Apium graveolens cultivar Ventura chromosome 6, ASM990537v1, whole genome shotgun sequence genome:
TTACATTGTAATGAGATTTTTTACTAACCACCCAATGCATGATTTTTAATTTCTTATCAATCTGTAGCATGTCTGGGTTTTGAGCTTGGATAATGTCTAGAGCACTCTGCCCACTCCAATTTCTAGCGTATATGTCCATCTTTGAAATTAACATCCTTACCATCTGTATCAATGTATATCATTAATCTCTATGCAAAATTGCTTGCATGAATATTTCTGATTAAATAAAGCTACCACGAGATGAATTACTTACTTCGACGTAGTTTTTGGATGCTGCTATATGCAGAATAGAATTTCTTTCACGATCTGTCCACCCCAATATAAATTCAGCATCTAACAATTTTAACCATTCCAACATAACCTTAACAGTGTCTATTTGATTATGCAGAACAGCAATATGTAGGGCACTCTCTTTTCTGGCATTAACATCAAGAATTGATTCAGGACAAGCCAGCAAAAATTCAACCACAAGATCAACGTTTCCTTTCTCAGCCGCACAATGCAAGGGAGTGTTGGAATCTGTCCCTTGCACGCGTACTAGTTCTCGGTCAAGATCTATCATACAAATCACTAGAGCGTCATGATCACATTGCGCTGCCAGGTGTATAGGGGTAAATCCATCTGGATTCAGCTTTCGCGCAAAAGTTGGTTTAAGTCTCATCATTTCAATTGCGAACAGCATGTTTCCGGCCATTGCAGCTTTATGCAAAGGGGTGTTGATGAAAGGTACTTCATCAATACGCTCTAGAATGAATGGATCTTTTCGAATCAATTGATATAGTTTTTGGACATTGCCCGTCTCAGCAACATCATCCAGCATTATAGTACTTGTATTCAatgaaaaattataatatttgcAGATAAATTTAATTTACATGCAATGTGAGCAGTGTGAGTGTGAAGGAAGAAAGAAGGTTTGCAGATATTTATGTATCAGATTACATGTCCTGAGAATAAATTTTTCTGCAGCATAGAAGGATGAGGCGGCAACAAATTGCTTATTGAAATCTCAGACATGTACACAACCTTGCACATAGTAAATGCCAAACAATATGCAACCAGGGAGGCAACAATATGGCATATATAGTCGGCAATGGAGGAtccaaaattaaatatattatatatcCTGGTTTAACATTAATTTATAACAAAATATTTTCCAAGAAATTGTGATGAGACCGGAGTTGGTTATGAAGTTAATTGTGTCGGTGGTTATGGCTGGTGTAGGAGTGGGGTCAATGGGAGTGATGAGGCCGGAGTTGGTGATGAAGTCAATTGTGCCGGTGGTTATGGCTGGTGTGCTGCGTATCTATGGTTTGATTATTGCTGTTATTATTAGTACAGGAATTAATCCCAAGGCGAAGTCGTACTATCTTTTTGATGGATATGCGCATCTCTCCTCTGGGCTTGCTTGTGGTCTTGCTGGACTTTCTGCTGGTATGGCAATCGGAATTGTTGGTGATGCTGGTGTTAGGTACTGTAATTTTTCTTTTGATTTCAAAGTGAATAAATTATCCTTAGTGATGTGTACGTACATCTAATTCTTTGTGGATATTAATGGGAATGAGTAGCAGCAGCTCGCCGCAAAGAGTAAGGATAGTTAATTAGAAAAATGGTGAATAAATTTGTTACTAGTATCAAAGTAAGCTTATGTGCATACTACGCGTTGTACAAACTTGTAGCAGTCACAAAAGGATATTAATTGCACTTATTGTTTAACATGAGACAGGGATAGCCGGTGTGGCGAGTAGAAGAAAAACCTGATTTAGTAATTAGTATGGTATTCAGGGGAAGGGAAGACGGTTTCTGGTTTGCTTTGATTGATTTGTGCTCAAAAGTTTATTGTGCCTTGCAGGGCTAATGCACAGCAGCCGAAGCTTTTTGTTGGAATGATCCTTATTCTCACTTTCGCTGAAGCTCTAGCCTTGTATGGTCTCATTGTTGGCATCAGTGGCGGACGCAGAAACTTTTTTCTGGGGGGTCCTAATTTATACTACTATATCAAAACTAAAATTCAGATTTCAATTCAGCTTTAAAACTATAATTAAAATGCTTTGTACTTACATAAAAGAGAGGCTAACAGAGGCACTATTCAATCTTTGCATAAACGCGGTAAATCTGCCCTTCGTGACTTCATATTCTGGAAATGCTGGATGATTTCCAACCACTCTCTATTATTATACCACTCAATTTGAAAACATCTATCCTTGTCCCCGCATAAAGTTTTCGGAAAGGTATGAGTAATTGGCTGACAAGGACCTATTAACACATATTTTCGCCTCACATCATCCCGTATTCTTGGATCGTAGGAATTGATGGGCTTGCGCAATGCTGGATCACCTATAATATCATCAGAAGGAACATTAATTTCCGTACGCGGTCTTTTGCTGCTCGATTCGCCAATATTTACATTACGCGGCTCACTACCGGAGGCATTCCCTGTATCTCGAATTATATATTTATCCATATGATATGGCAGAAGTCACAGAACAATCTACACAAAGTCCTTTTCTGCAACAAAAGTGTACAATTTTAATTTGCAAATAAACTAATCTAGTAAACTAACTTTTGATTATATTCAGGCAACAAGTTTTATGTATTTTACATTACAAATCAATTCTTTTTATCCTAAAACCAACTATGAACACTAAGAATCAAGATTAAAGACCTTtaaaataagaataagaatttGTAGTTTCtgattcaaaaataaaataaaattaaaattaggtATTTAGAAATTAGGGGTTTTACCTTATATTAGTGGACAGAGCCAGAGGACTAATAATGGCAGCTTTGAATCTTGATTGTCGAAAAATTAAGATAGATCACCACCGGGTCCAGGAGGCAGAAGAAAGAATTTACAATCGCGTTAGTGTATTTGTAGTCTGTAGATGAAGAAGAACACAGGAGATTGAGGAGAATGATATTGAATGTGTTTTCTCCTCTGATATATGCAGCAAACGACGtagtattatattatatatatatatatattttattaaaaactcAAAACGACGTCGTTTTGCAATCAAAAATAGTCCCCAACTCGGGGGGGGCCAGGGACCCCCCTGGACCCCCCCCAGATCCGCCTCTGGTTGGCATCATTTTGTCTTCAAGAGCTGGCCAATCCAGAGCCGACTAAGTTCAAAGCCTTATCTTTCTGCATACATAATTTTGAGTATTATTGTTTGTTCTTATCGAAGGAGAACTTGGAGGTCTGTCTTTTTATGTGCCAGAGTCCTGCTTCATTGGGAAGTTCATTGTTTTGTAAAAGTATTATGAAGTATTCTTAATTGTGGTTGTAATAGTACGGAGTACTTCCCGTGCACAATAAATAAGCCCTGCTACAAGTCTATTCGATAGCTTCTGTGTAGACAAGTTATGGACGAAATCTGAGTAGAAGGATTTGTTGAATATAAGATCGTAGTTCATTATAGTTCCATAAGGATATGGTCAGACATAACTAAAGCAAGATTACTCATTCTGGTTAAATTTCTTTATGGCTTGTGTAGCTCACTTGGATGTATCACCATTTTCAATATTACCAATTACCTTAATGTCCGCAAATGATGGTTCATATGGAGGATGCTGCTGATGTGGTGAACCTGAATTTGCCATTACAACAAGTGTCCCAAAAGGAGTTGTTTAAGGGATAATATACAATGGCCAGGTGATGTCCCTCTGGAGGATATATATTAGTACTCACTGTGCTTATCTTAGGAGCAATCTGCAGTGGTGCTCCTGATAGTAATGTCAGGTTTAAGGTCTGTTGCCAATTAGGCATCTGGTACTCTGTTGTTTAAGTGTTTCATTGGTCTGTATCTTTGCTGCAGTAGTGTAGGTATTATAGTTGCATGGTTTGCCTTGCAGGCTATCTGCAGTGTTGCATGAGTCTTTGTATGCTCGCCAGCATAGCCTCAGCTAGAAACTCCAGCTAATCTACGTTTGTTATATGTATCAACATAGAGCCGTTCGCGAACCGAGCCGTTCGCAAACAAGCTCGAGCTCGACTCGTTAAGAACTCGGTTCGTTAAGGGCTCGAGCTTGAACTCGAACAcaaaaatgtgttcgttaagaaaacgagctcgagccgagcttttggcatgttcggctcgagctcggttcggctcgagctcggctcgaaaaaaattaaaaaaaaaattattttttatatatttaattattatgatttttattcatattttttataaatatttttaaattattgcattatacgaatgtcaaaatatatatttcagtaatttgaaaaaattcagatattaaaaattaattttttaatttgatattttaataattaacaagtgatttgactactacttgtaactagtatttatttcctgattggtgtttcgattttttaaaattatttataaattatccaaccgtacggatgtcaagatctatatatttaagtgatataataaataatttagaaaaaataaatatatttgatttgctattttaacagttaactaatagtttgactagtacttctcccatattaatgtttcgattttttaaaaaatatttatgaatgatccaaccgtacggatgttaatatctatatattttagtaatatgacaatttttttagaaaaaaataaatgtatttgatttgttattttaacagtcaacaggtgttttgacctttacttgtaactagtgtttagtctcatattaatgtttcaatttttaaaaaatatttatgaatgatccaaccgtatgttaatatctatatattttagtgacatgataaaaattttagaaaaaaattaatttattttgtttgttattttgacaatcaaccaattgTTTGAACAGTACTTagaactagtgtttagtctcttattaatgtttcaatttttttaaaaatatttatgaatgatccaaccgtacggatgttaatatctatatattttagtgacatgataaaaattttagaaaaaaattaatttattttgtttgttattttgacaatcaaccaattgtttgaacaatacttagaactagtgtttagtctcatattaatgttttaatttttttaaaaatatttatgaatgatccaactgtacggatgttaatatctatatattttagtgacatgataaaaattttagaaaaaaataaatttattttgtttgttattttgacaatcaaccacttGTTTGAACAATACTTATAACTAGTGTTTAGTGTCGTATTcatgttttattttttttaaaaatatttatagatgatccaaccgtacggatgttaagatctatatattttagtgatatgacaaaaaatttagaaaaaaataaatgtatttgatttgttattttaacagtcaaccggtattttgacttgtacttgtaattagtgtttagtatcgtattaatgtttcgatttttttaaaaatatttatgaatgatccaaccgtacggatgtcaagatcaatatattttagtgatatgacaaaatttttagaaaaaaataaaattatttggtttgttattttaacagtcaaccggtgttttgaccagaattttttaattcagctcggctcggctcggctcgttttgatggacaaagctcgtgttcggctcggttCGACTCGACTCGATTTTGTTCAATAAAAGCTCGTGTTTGGCTCGttcgttaacgagctcgagctcaAACACAGGTTTTTGTTCgttaagaaagctcggctcggctcggttcgtcagaaaaaaaattaaaactcgGTTCGATTCGATCAAAATTCGGCTGAACTCGGTTCGTGAACAACCCTATATCAACAAAACTAGACCAAATGTTATGACATTTATGTTTTTGAGTTTAAACTAATTTCGATAAGTAGCTTAGTTGTATTTCATTTTCTGAGGCTAATATTACATTAATTTATGAATGAAACCTAAGTCAATAATAGGTTAAATAATCAATCAATGATAAAAAATGAAAATCAAATAAGAGAAGAGATTAACTAAATGAATTTTTAAAAGTAGGATAAGTGAGATTAGACAATGAATGAacaaaaaatgaaacaaaataaGTATGACGTATTTTGCATGTTAGTGTTTACATAATTTTAACATTTAAGAGCACTGATCGATGTCCAATATACGTTGACCTGTGGGTACTACTGATATTGATACCCTTTAATCTCTAGTTCCTTACTATATCTTGCACCATGCTTCAATAAAAAGTGCCTCTCCCTCTTGCCATTTCTGTCCAATCTGCCGTATCTCAATAATTGCCATAGAAATAAAAGAAGTGAAAGCATAGATAGCCCCGTTTCCAGATCAGAGAGACAGATCCCAACAAAGTAGCATACAATAATAGGAATAATCAATTGCAGGAGATATGAAATGCCTGGAGGTAGTAACATATAAATCAGGGACATAGCCGCAACAAAAGCTGCTGTATTGCAATATTGAAAGATTAAAAAAGGATAATAAATTGAGCCAAAAGATATAAATCTGATATCGAAATTTGTTGGAAGCCAATGCACGGCTTGATATGAAGCAGTTGCTATAAGAACAGCAACTACCTGTATACCATCTTTATTTACGAGGGATATATACCGATGGTTAGTTAGTATCCATCTTTTGTACCATGGAAATCCACTTTTCAATGACTTTTTTAATGATGAAGTGTCGGTAGTGTCATAGTAAAGTGTTGAGTTGTTGTACGATTTTATCTTCATCCACCATTGCAATATTTTCATTTTCTTATCAATTTGGAACATGCTTATGGTTTGAGCTTGGATAATGTCTAAAGCTCTTTCGCCTCTTGAATTCCTTGCGTATATATTCATCTTTGGAATCAACATCTTCACCATCTGTTCACGTACAAATTACATAATTAGTATATAGTCAGATTGCTCGCTTGCTCGTAAAACACCCACCAAAATTAATAAACCCATGCATGTGCAACATTCCTAAATACAATTTCCACGAGTTACCTACTTACTTGAACGTAGTTTTTGGAGGCTGCTACATGCAGGATAGAATTTCTTTCACGATCAGTCCACCCCAATATAAATTCAGAATTAAGCAATTTTAACCATTCCAACATAACCTTAACAGTGTCAAGTTGATTGTGCAGAACAGCAATATGCAGCGCACTCTCTTTTCTGGCATTCACATCAAGAATTGATTCAGGGCAAGCCAGCAAAAATTGAACCACAAGATCAACGTTTCCTTTCTCAGCCGCACAATGCAAGGGAGTGTTGGAATCTGTCCCTTGCACGCGTACTAGTTCTCGGTCAAGATCTATCATACAAATCACTAGAGCGTCATGATCACATTGCACTGCCAGTTGTATAGGGGTAAATCCATCTGGATTCAGCTTTCGCGCAAAAGTTGGTCTAAGCCTCATCATTTCAATTGCGAA
Encoded here:
- the LOC141663787 gene encoding ankyrin repeat-containing protein BDA1-like, whose translation is MLDDVAETGNVQKLYQLIRKDPFILERIDEVPFINTPLHKAAMAGNMLFAIEMMRLKPTFARKLNPDGFTPIHLAAQCDHDALVICMIDLDRELVRVQGTDSNTPLHCAAEKGNVDLVVEFLLACPESILDVNARKESALHIAVLHNQIDTVKVMLEWLKLLDAEFILGWTDRERNSILHIAASKNYVEMVRMLISKMDIYARNWSGQSALDIIQAQNPDMLQIDKKLKIMHWVVSKKSHYNVTLYCDTNNNSSLVRSLKKGYPWYKRWILSNHRHISLVDKNGVLVVAVLIATTTYEAMLSLPTIFDFHFISFAAQYFFFIFQFFNTIAFVAAMSLIYILLPPGISYVLQLIIPIIICYFVGLCLSYLQRGLFMFSLLLFVWQLVRFGRLDRDGRRERHLLLKHSTSFGKELEKKGHKYV
- the LOC141665966 gene encoding V-type proton ATPase 16 kDa proteolipid subunit-like — translated: MRPELVMKLIVSVVMAGVGVGSMGVMRPELVMKSIVPVVMAGVLRIYGLIIAVIISTGINPKAKSYYLFDGYAHLSSGLACGLAGLSAGMAIGIVGDAGVRANAQQPKLFVGMILILTFAEALALYGLIVGISGGRRNFFLGGPNLYYYIKTKIQISIQL